From Campylobacteraceae bacterium, one genomic window encodes:
- the thiI gene encoding tRNA 4-thiouridine(8) synthase ThiI produces MENQERKTQKFIVKFFPEIMIKGSAAKKQMSGQLYNNICKLTQRVSEDINVKKFSDKLEVVCPIEVVNEVRMILLETPGIEQVLEALQFDNTGTLELIKEKVNEQMAHTIQNKSFVVRAKRSGTHTFKSPLLEQTVGGFMLSRNPGSRVDLHNPDVTIRIELINTQLNIITLKHKGLAGFPIGTQGSILSLMSGGFDSTVASYLTMKRGLKTHFIFFNLGGLAHEIGVKQVAFYLWKKFGSSHRVSFISVPFDDVLTELFKSTNPSYMGVTLKRLMLKASEKIADAMEIDALVTGESVAQVSSQTLRNLALIDQACNKLILRPLSTMNKPEIIDIANDIGTRRFAEQMPEYCGVISKNPIIHGSFKRMAEEDKKFDYSVLDKAVEESKSIYVDEIIDDIKSIAQVEVISDISSGEYVIIDIRAEDTCIETSCETLKIPFYNLKNEFKKLPTNKEYLLYCEKGIMSQLHAQYLQDAQDYKNIRVYRPKD; encoded by the coding sequence ATGGAAAATCAAGAAAGAAAAACACAAAAATTTATCGTAAAATTCTTCCCGGAAATTATGATTAAAGGTTCTGCTGCTAAAAAACAAATGTCGGGACAACTTTATAATAATATCTGCAAATTAACGCAAAGAGTTTCTGAGGATATTAATGTAAAAAAATTCTCTGATAAACTGGAAGTAGTATGCCCTATTGAAGTGGTTAATGAAGTAAGAATGATACTTTTAGAAACTCCTGGAATTGAGCAAGTACTTGAGGCTTTACAATTTGATAATACAGGAACACTTGAATTAATCAAAGAAAAAGTAAATGAACAAATGGCCCACACTATACAAAACAAATCTTTTGTAGTTCGTGCTAAAAGAAGCGGTACGCATACCTTTAAATCTCCCTTATTAGAACAAACTGTAGGGGGTTTTATGTTAAGCAGAAATCCTGGTTCAAGAGTAGATTTACACAATCCTGATGTTACTATTAGAATTGAGCTAATTAATACACAATTAAATATCATTACCTTAAAACACAAAGGATTAGCTGGTTTTCCAATAGGAACACAAGGCAGTATTTTGTCTTTAATGTCAGGGGGTTTTGATTCTACAGTGGCCTCTTATTTAACCATGAAAAGAGGTCTTAAAACGCACTTTATTTTCTTTAATTTAGGTGGTTTGGCACATGAAATTGGCGTAAAACAAGTGGCTTTTTATTTATGGAAAAAATTTGGTTCTTCTCATAGAGTTTCTTTTATTTCTGTGCCTTTTGATGATGTTTTAACAGAACTTTTCAAATCAACAAACCCCTCTTATATGGGTGTTACTTTAAAAAGACTAATGTTAAAAGCTTCTGAAAAAATAGCAGATGCAATGGAAATAGATGCTTTAGTAACCGGAGAGAGTGTGGCGCAAGTTTCTTCTCAAACGCTGCGAAACTTAGCGTTAATTGATCAAGCCTGTAATAAATTAATATTACGACCTTTATCTACTATGAACAAACCAGAAATCATTGATATTGCAAATGATATAGGAACAAGACGTTTTGCAGAACAAATGCCTGAATATTGTGGGGTAATATCTAAAAACCCTATTATTCATGGTTCTTTTAAAAGAATGGCAGAAGAAGACAAAAAATTTGATTATTCTGTTTTAGATAAAGCCGTAGAAGAATCAAAAAGTATTTATGTGGATGAAATAATTGATGATATTAAATCCATAGCTCAAGTTGAAGTAATAAGTGATATCTCAAGCGGAGAATATGTAATCATTGATATTAGAGCAGAAGATACTTGTATTGAAACTTCTTGTGAAACATTAAAAATTCCTTTTTACAATTTAAAAAATGAATTTAAAAAACTTCCAACAAACAAAGAATATTTACTTTATTGTGAAAAAGGTATTATGAGTCAATTACATGCCCAATACCTACAAGATGCACAAGATTATAAAAATATAAGAGTATATAGACCAAAAGACTAA
- a CDS encoding glycerophosphodiester phosphodiesterase: MTKNTKTAIIVFIGSFFLPLNLLAIENIQLGVRPYYLVSTMKDSKLKDELLMCKNEIPKKSEFSIGHRGASLQFPEHTKESYLAASKMGAGIIECDVTFTKDKQLVCRHSQSDLHTTTNILLSPLASKCSVPFSPAVFNKEGKQIKDANALCKTTDITLAEFKTLKGKMDAFDKNALSVEEYVNATASWRTDLYTQEGTLMTHKESIVLFKELGVKMTPELKKASVPMPYKGYTQKDYAQQMINEYKEAKVKASDVFAQSFNLEDIKYWIKNEPNFGKQAVYLDDVVYKEEGGTKKQIEKMKNFKDLGINYIAPPMWALLTLDKDKNIVPSLYAKEAQKYNMNIITWTLERSGFLKDGGGWYYQSTKDIINNDGDMYEVLDVLAQDVKIKGMFSDWPATVTYYANCKGL, from the coding sequence ATGACAAAAAATACAAAAACAGCGATTATTGTTTTTATAGGAAGTTTTTTTCTTCCTTTAAATCTTTTAGCAATTGAAAATATTCAATTGGGAGTAAGACCTTATTATTTAGTAAGTACGATGAAAGACAGTAAACTAAAAGATGAATTATTGATGTGCAAAAATGAAATTCCAAAAAAATCTGAATTTTCTATTGGACACAGAGGTGCATCTTTGCAGTTTCCTGAACATACAAAAGAATCTTATCTTGCCGCTTCTAAAATGGGAGCTGGAATTATAGAGTGTGATGTTACTTTTACAAAAGATAAACAGCTTGTGTGTAGACATTCTCAAAGTGATTTACATACAACTACAAATATTTTATTAAGCCCTTTAGCCTCAAAATGTTCTGTTCCTTTTAGCCCAGCTGTTTTTAATAAAGAAGGAAAACAAATAAAAGATGCCAATGCTTTGTGTAAAACAACTGATATTACACTTGCAGAGTTTAAAACCTTAAAAGGAAAAATGGATGCTTTTGATAAAAATGCCTTAAGTGTTGAAGAATATGTGAATGCAACTGCTTCTTGGAGAACCGATTTATATACGCAAGAAGGTACTTTAATGACACATAAAGAGAGTATTGTTTTGTTTAAAGAACTGGGTGTAAAAATGACACCAGAATTAAAAAAAGCTTCAGTTCCTATGCCTTATAAAGGTTATACTCAAAAAGATTATGCACAGCAAATGATTAATGAATACAAAGAAGCCAAGGTTAAAGCTTCTGATGTTTTTGCCCAATCTTTTAATTTGGAAGATATTAAATATTGGATTAAGAATGAGCCTAACTTTGGTAAACAAGCGGTTTATTTAGATGATGTTGTTTATAAAGAAGAAGGTGGTACAAAAAAACAAATAGAAAAAATGAAAAATTTTAAAGACTTAGGTATTAATTATATAGCGCCTCCAATGTGGGCTTTACTTACGCTTGATAAAGATAAAAATATTGTTCCTTCTTTATATGCAAAAGAAGCACAAAAATATAATATGAATATCATTACATGGACGCTAGAACGTTCTGGTTTCTTAAAAGATGGAGGAGGATGGTATTATCAAAGTACCAAAGATATTATCAATAACGATGGTGATATGTATGAAGTTTTAGATGTTTTAGCCCAAGATGTGAAAATAAAAGGAATGTTTTCAGATTGGCCAGCAACCGTTACGTATTACGCAAATTGCAAAGGTTTATAA
- a CDS encoding adenylyltransferase/cytidyltransferase family protein, which yields MLVYTVGTFDLLHVGHLDLLEYCKTLGDKFVVGVASDEVVASYKRNVPVIPLNQRMEMLKALRCVDDVVFYDKLDYVSACKELDVDIFVIGEDWGDKPHNLAVEKYLKSKGKKIVQVSYNPQTSSTKIKQNVVAQSHKGKFAANVIA from the coding sequence ATGCTTGTATATACTGTTGGTACCTTTGATTTGTTGCATGTTGGACATTTAGATTTATTAGAATATTGTAAAACACTAGGAGATAAATTTGTAGTTGGCGTTGCTTCTGATGAAGTGGTTGCTTCTTATAAAAGAAATGTTCCTGTTATTCCTTTAAATCAAAGAATGGAAATGCTTAAAGCACTACGTTGTGTTGATGATGTAGTATTCTATGATAAACTTGACTATGTAAGCGCTTGTAAGGAATTAGATGTTGATATTTTTGTAATAGGCGAAGATTGGGGAGATAAACCACATAATCTTGCTGTAGAAAAATATCTTAAATCCAAGGGAAAAAAGATTGTTCAAGTGTCTTATAATCCTCAAACATCTTCTACAAAAATTAAACAAAATGTAGTGGCTCAATCACATAAAGGTAAGTTCGCAGCAAATGTTATTGCTTAA
- a CDS encoding CDP-alcohol phosphatidyltransferase family protein: MPKDDTLNNKQPTILSYVKDLPNLLSLSGLACTVLAIYFSIIEVYAAAMIGMVWAVAFDWADGLVARKLKGRTATDAKFGGQLDVVIDIVSYGVTPAVLLLSYGKFEPIYLIGAFIMLAAAAIRLSYFSTYGLAGGSKYTGLALDVNSLVLVFVFLFEGLFDHSTFLVIFTIVGVGLAILNVSEIKTPKLSGNPRNVYLLAAYTLGISLFYGLQLI, encoded by the coding sequence ATGCCAAAAGATGATACATTAAATAACAAACAACCCACTATTCTTTCTTATGTAAAAGACCTTCCAAATCTTTTATCGCTTTCAGGACTTGCTTGTACTGTTTTAGCTATATATTTCTCTATTATTGAAGTATATGCAGCTGCTATGATTGGTATGGTTTGGGCTGTTGCTTTTGATTGGGCCGATGGTTTAGTCGCACGAAAACTAAAAGGAAGAACTGCAACTGATGCTAAATTTGGTGGACAACTTGATGTTGTTATAGATATTGTTAGTTATGGAGTTACTCCAGCTGTTTTACTTTTAAGTTATGGAAAGTTTGAGCCTATTTATTTAATAGGTGCTTTTATTATGTTAGCAGCAGCAGCTATAAGACTTAGTTATTTTTCTACTTATGGACTAGCAGGAGGCAGCAAATATACAGGTCTTGCACTTGATGTTAATAGTTTGGTTTTAGTTTTTGTATTTTTGTTTGAAGGCTTATTTGATCACAGTACTTTTTTAGTAATTTTTACCATAGTAGGCGTTGGTTTGGCTATTTTAAATGTTTCTGAAATTAAAACACCAAAACTTTCTGGAAATCCTAGAAATGTTTATTTACTTGCAGCATATACCTTAGGTATTTCACTTTTTTATGGACTTCAATTAATATAA
- a CDS encoding PHP domain-containing protein, whose translation MKISPKVLEINKSINYKLTLKDTSNVESIEILTRADFYHKDSIKYKIKNNIILFSYSMKFLGEFVIKVHFTYKESKVLTLFCLDKNMIKRLPLKGDLHMHSTFSDGRTSPLAMVMACLDAGMDFLSVTDHDAQEGSLDAIKKVKKNNIDILVLPGEEISVGGKKDMSVAQGNGHILCINANRSIEDQRKDKTKYQKELQEIVKILKKEDIDENIDPVHYAKNIWVINKIKEAKGISILAHPNWVYKDGKYHLHQAFYREMIKSSQLDGVEVFGEEKIREHNNMTYLTTLQNKSDIKYLAPFGNSDAHDSNHELGERFTLLFVKEKSNEGIISSIKEGLSCAVFKRENKEHQYIGKDALASYSYFLIKEYYPKHLSLKSRLAKLYVDQFLNDISYERKINIVKQKLENYTKRFFT comes from the coding sequence ATGAAAATAAGCCCAAAAGTTTTAGAAATAAATAAAAGCATAAACTATAAACTTACTTTAAAAGATACTTCCAATGTAGAATCTATTGAGATTCTTACAAGAGCTGATTTTTATCATAAAGACAGTATTAAATATAAAATCAAAAACAATATCATATTGTTTTCTTATAGCATGAAATTTCTTGGTGAATTTGTTATAAAAGTACATTTTACCTATAAAGAATCAAAAGTTCTTACACTTTTTTGCCTTGATAAAAATATGATTAAACGCCTACCACTTAAAGGTGATTTACATATGCATTCAACTTTCTCAGATGGAAGAACAAGCCCCTTAGCTATGGTTATGGCTTGCCTTGATGCAGGAATGGATTTTCTTAGCGTTACAGATCACGATGCACAAGAAGGCTCATTGGATGCCATAAAAAAAGTCAAAAAAAACAATATTGATATCTTAGTATTACCAGGAGAAGAAATAAGTGTTGGTGGAAAAAAAGACATGTCTGTTGCACAAGGCAATGGACATATCTTATGTATTAATGCAAACAGATCTATTGAAGATCAAAGAAAAGATAAAACAAAATATCAAAAAGAACTACAAGAAATTGTAAAAATACTAAAAAAAGAAGACATTGATGAAAACATTGATCCGGTACATTATGCTAAAAATATTTGGGTGATTAATAAAATAAAAGAAGCAAAAGGAATTTCCATCCTTGCCCATCCAAACTGGGTATATAAAGATGGAAAATATCACTTACACCAAGCATTTTATAGAGAAATGATAAAAAGTTCGCAATTAGATGGAGTAGAAGTTTTTGGGGAAGAGAAAATAAGAGAACACAATAACATGACCTATTTAACGACTTTGCAAAATAAAAGTGATATTAAATACTTAGCACCTTTTGGTAATTCAGATGCCCATGACAGCAATCATGAACTCGGAGAAAGATTTACTCTTTTATTTGTCAAAGAAAAAAGCAATGAAGGTATCATATCTTCAATCAAAGAAGGTCTTAGCTGTGCAGTATTCAAAAGAGAAAATAAAGAGCATCAATACATAGGAAAAGATGCTTTAGCTTCATATTCTTATTTTTTAATAAAAGAATATTATCCAAAACACCTTAGCTTAAAAAGCAGATTAGCTAAATTATATGTTGATCAATTTTTAAATGATATAAGTTATGAAAGAAAAATAAATATTGTAAAACAAAAACTGGAAAATTATACTAAGCGTTTTTTTACTTAA
- a CDS encoding 5-carboxymethyl-2-hydroxymuconate isomerase, with protein MPHFVIDCSEDILSLHKEEKILEQVNILLIETKLFHENDIKIRINFYKKYITGNKKENFIHVFANIMQGRTIEQKVYLSKTLVGGLSSMFPSLKHIGCNVVEFERASYFNKNMLDPNYEFSMPKI; from the coding sequence ATGCCACATTTTGTAATAGATTGTTCGGAAGATATTCTAAGCCTGCACAAAGAAGAAAAAATACTAGAACAAGTCAATATTTTGCTTATTGAAACGAAACTTTTCCATGAAAATGATATAAAAATAAGAATAAATTTTTATAAAAAATACATTACTGGAAATAAAAAAGAAAACTTTATTCATGTATTTGCAAATATTATGCAAGGAAGAACTATTGAACAAAAAGTTTATTTATCTAAAACACTTGTTGGGGGTTTAAGTTCAATGTTTCCCTCTCTTAAACATATTGGCTGTAATGTTGTGGAGTTTGAGAGGGCCTCATATTTTAATAAAAATATGCTTGACCCTAATTATGAGTTTTCTATGCCCAAGATTTAG
- a CDS encoding PLP-dependent aminotransferase family protein: protein MYVLDSNSKIPLFIQLYQAIKKDITSSYEIGDKLFSIRKMCNRYNLSKTTVSNAYSQLVIEGYIDSKNRSSYFVIANNYKNIDSSCFNEMNEIKIEKVHYDYDFYPARQEKNSFPLKIWKRLSNKSLDANLDYCDNSQAKGERGLIEEISKYLSLSRKVKCEASQIIVCHGFDDSMMLLTKILKKTHKSLAIECPGYKLAKDVFLEQGYCIDEIALNESGIVLKELAKTKSKILYLTPSHQFPTGVSIPISNRLQILAWAKKNKAFIIEDDYDSELSYYNRPIPSLQGLDDNDSVIYLGTFSKSLSPSLRISYMVLPKQLLKVYLDLSDSKHARVSLMLQNTLSLFMKEGFWDKHQRKVRTLNKRKHKIMKELLLDKLKDTVIIKSEGIGLSLVIDAKDKMDFSLLHSLALKEKIKIYFVHDVAIGTYDGIRMGFGGLKEEDFAKAIERFSKIWFLCLNK, encoded by the coding sequence ATGTATGTATTAGATTCTAATAGTAAAATACCCTTGTTTATTCAATTGTACCAAGCCATTAAAAAAGACATAACGAGTTCTTATGAAATAGGAGATAAACTTTTTTCTATAAGAAAAATGTGTAATAGGTATAATCTTAGCAAAACGACCGTTTCAAATGCTTACTCACAATTAGTTATTGAAGGTTATATTGATAGTAAAAACAGATCTTCATATTTTGTTATTGCGAATAATTATAAAAATATTGATTCTTCTTGTTTTAATGAAATGAATGAAATAAAAATTGAAAAAGTACACTATGATTATGATTTTTACCCTGCAAGGCAAGAAAAAAATTCTTTTCCTCTTAAAATTTGGAAACGCCTAAGCAATAAAAGTCTGGATGCCAATTTAGATTATTGTGATAACTCACAAGCTAAAGGTGAGAGGGGTTTAATAGAAGAGATAAGTAAATACTTAAGCTTATCTAGGAAAGTTAAGTGTGAGGCATCTCAGATAATTGTATGTCATGGTTTTGATGATTCTATGATGTTATTAACAAAAATATTAAAAAAAACACATAAATCTTTAGCAATCGAATGTCCAGGTTATAAATTAGCAAAAGATGTTTTTTTAGAACAAGGATATTGTATTGATGAAATAGCTCTAAATGAAAGTGGAATTGTTTTAAAGGAGCTTGCGAAAACGAAAAGTAAAATTCTTTATTTAACCCCTTCCCATCAATTTCCAACAGGAGTTAGTATTCCTATATCAAACAGACTGCAAATTCTTGCTTGGGCAAAAAAGAACAAAGCTTTTATTATTGAAGATGATTACGACAGTGAACTTTCTTATTACAATAGACCAATACCAAGTCTGCAAGGTTTAGATGATAATGACTCTGTTATATATTTAGGAACATTTTCTAAGTCTTTGTCTCCTAGTTTAAGAATATCTTATATGGTTTTGCCAAAACAGCTTTTAAAAGTGTATTTGGACTTAAGTGATTCTAAACATGCACGTGTTTCTTTAATGCTTCAAAATACCCTTTCTTTGTTCATGAAAGAAGGATTTTGGGATAAACATCAAAGAAAAGTACGAACCCTTAATAAAAGAAAACATAAGATAATGAAAGAATTATTATTAGATAAATTAAAAGACACAGTAATAATAAAAAGTGAAGGTATTGGTTTATCTTTAGTCATTGATGCAAAAGATAAAATGGACTTTAGTCTTTTACATTCTTTGGCTTTAAAAGAAAAGATTAAAATTTATTTTGTACACGATGTAGCTATTGGTACATACGATGGTATTCGTATGGGTTTTGGTGGTTTAAAAGAAGAAGATTTTGCAAAAGCAATAGAAAGATTTTCAAAGATCTGGTTTTTGTGTTTAAATAAGTAA
- a CDS encoding pyridoxamine 5'-phosphate oxidase family protein produces the protein MKKAFTIESSQIVKRLISENEYGTLALCVDNKPYSVPINYVEYKGEIYFHGAKKGKKIQMIRENAYASFSMVEAYSLLPSYFSTDDGRASPATHLYKSVIIDGMIEFVDNFEEKTQGFAALMKKYQKEGQYIALSDEIYQRIIKSTAMYKLIPHETSAKFKFGQNYNKKRYARVVEHLEKRGTQKDLETLELMRMYHEEK, from the coding sequence ATGAAAAAAGCATTTACTATTGAAAGCTCGCAAATTGTAAAACGTTTAATAAGCGAAAATGAATACGGAACACTGGCACTTTGTGTGGACAATAAACCTTATAGTGTACCTATTAATTATGTAGAGTATAAAGGTGAAATATATTTTCATGGAGCTAAAAAAGGAAAAAAAATACAAATGATTAGAGAAAATGCATATGCATCTTTTTCAATGGTTGAAGCCTATTCTTTATTGCCTTCTTATTTCTCAACTGATGATGGAAGAGCATCCCCTGCTACACATTTATATAAGTCTGTAATTATAGATGGAATGATTGAATTTGTAGATAATTTTGAAGAAAAAACACAAGGTTTTGCTGCTTTAATGAAAAAATACCAAAAAGAAGGACAATATATTGCATTAAGCGATGAAATATATCAAAGAATAATAAAATCAACAGCTATGTATAAACTTATACCTCACGAAACATCTGCAAAATTTAAATTTGGCCAAAACTATAATAAAAAAAGATATGCAAGAGTAGTAGAACATTTAGAAAAAAGAGGCACACAAAAAGATTTAGAAACGCTAGAGTTAATGAGAATGTATCACGAAGAAAAATAA
- the ruvC gene encoding crossover junction endodeoxyribonuclease RuvC, protein MNILGIDPGTINCGYAIVAKNGSSIKLIEAGLIKMKSRILQEQILEMVEGLELIFSKHTIDEVSIEDMFFAFNPKTVIKLAQFRGAISLKVLQEFGNFAEYTPLQVKKAVTGNGKATKEQVAFMVKRLLGIKKEIKPLDITDAIAIAITHSQRIR, encoded by the coding sequence GTGAATATATTGGGAATAGATCCAGGTACTATTAACTGTGGATATGCAATTGTGGCTAAAAATGGTAGTAGTATTAAACTTATTGAAGCTGGATTAATTAAAATGAAATCAAGAATTTTACAAGAACAAATTCTTGAAATGGTAGAAGGTTTGGAGCTAATTTTTTCTAAGCATACAATTGATGAAGTTTCAATTGAAGATATGTTTTTTGCATTTAATCCAAAAACAGTTATAAAATTGGCTCAATTTAGAGGAGCAATTTCATTAAAAGTATTACAAGAATTTGGAAATTTTGCCGAATATACGCCCTTACAGGTTAAAAAAGCAGTGACAGGAAATGGAAAAGCTACAAAAGAGCAGGTGGCTTTCATGGTTAAAAGACTTTTGGGTATAAAAAAAGAAATTAAACCACTTGATATAACGGATGCAATTGCAATAGCAATTACTCACTCTCAAAGAATAAGATGA
- the dnaA gene encoding chromosomal replication initiator protein DnaA encodes MTNKDILTILKEENSSIDYDRYLKQLIYKKTSSDEKIAIFEVPNKFIAMYIKSKYTTVIQNCFEKMENYTPAIEIKVTGERKTKKAILSQNEKEKTTESTILNPSYTFDSFIVGSSNQMAYNASLAVSKKPGIQYNPLFIYGGTGLGKTHLLQSIGNSAIEEGKTIIYVTIEQFMNDFTFSIKNKNMDHFRAKYRNCDVLLIDDIQFLSGKEQTQEEFFHTFNELHNAKKQIIMTSDRLPSQIAGLVDRLKSRFEWGLTADIQIPGLETKIAIIEKKSELNGIVLTKDIVNYIATNLDSSIREIEGVLIRINASASLLNQEINLEMVQALLKDTIKETKENIKLPDIINVVASELNIKPSDIRSKKRTATVANARRVVIYLARDLTHNSMPDIAKFLGMKDHSSISHNIKKANELIEKDQNFKLIIQNLKNKIINKEW; translated from the coding sequence ATGACAAATAAAGATATTTTAACAATTTTAAAAGAAGAAAATTCTTCTATTGACTATGATAGGTACCTAAAACAGTTAATATATAAAAAAACATCTTCGGATGAAAAAATAGCTATTTTTGAAGTGCCAAATAAATTTATTGCTATGTATATTAAAAGCAAATATACAACAGTAATACAAAACTGCTTTGAAAAAATGGAAAACTATACACCCGCAATTGAAATAAAAGTTACAGGTGAGAGAAAAACAAAAAAAGCAATATTATCTCAAAATGAAAAAGAAAAAACCACTGAAAGTACTATTCTAAATCCTTCTTATACCTTTGATTCTTTCATTGTAGGTTCTTCAAATCAAATGGCTTATAATGCTTCTTTAGCCGTATCTAAAAAACCAGGAATTCAATACAATCCATTATTTATTTATGGTGGAACGGGTTTAGGAAAAACACATTTACTTCAAAGTATAGGTAATTCTGCAATTGAAGAAGGAAAAACAATTATTTATGTAACAATTGAACAGTTCATGAATGATTTCACTTTCTCAATTAAAAATAAAAACATGGATCACTTCCGTGCTAAGTACCGAAATTGCGATGTTTTACTTATAGATGATATTCAATTTTTATCAGGAAAAGAACAAACTCAAGAAGAGTTTTTTCATACCTTTAATGAATTACACAATGCTAAAAAACAAATTATAATGACCTCAGACAGACTTCCTTCGCAAATTGCAGGTTTAGTTGATAGATTAAAATCTCGTTTTGAGTGGGGATTAACAGCAGATATTCAGATTCCAGGTTTAGAAACAAAAATTGCAATTATTGAAAAAAAATCTGAATTAAATGGAATTGTTTTAACCAAAGACATTGTAAATTATATTGCAACCAATCTTGATTCATCTATTAGAGAAATTGAAGGCGTACTAATCCGTATTAATGCTTCAGCATCTCTATTAAACCAAGAAATAAATCTTGAAATGGTACAAGCCTTATTAAAAGATACTATTAAAGAAACAAAAGAGAATATTAAATTACCTGATATAATAAATGTAGTAGCAAGTGAGCTTAATATTAAACCAAGCGACATTAGATCTAAAAAAAGAACAGCAACTGTTGCTAATGCCAGAAGAGTTGTGATTTATTTAGCACGAGATCTTACACATAACTCTATGCCAGACATTGCTAAGTTTTTAGGAATGAAGGATCACTCTTCAATTTCTCATAATATTAAAAAAGCAAATGAATTAATAGAAAAAGATCAAAATTTTAAATTAATTATTCAAAATTTGAAGAATAAAATCATAAATAAGGAGTGGTAA
- a CDS encoding DNA polymerase III subunit beta, with protein MRFIITKSIFENIISSMQPFLEKKDASSITSHIYLETLNAKLIIKATDYEVGLTSLVTDIRDITDGKATVNGNNLLGIIKRLKDEDIILDTDSNNNLIIKQNKSTFKLPMYDANEYPSFPTSDNLKKLDISTINLINSIKKITPAIDNNNPKFELNGSLIDIKNSIINFVATDTRRLAISHLQNISNDETQIIIPKKAIIEIQKLFLDEANILYDDTNIIISNERMTFFSKLINGKFPDYERIIPKNLKHTLSIPKAMLVDSIKLVTSLFSNIKITFTPNSILFESLDEDSEAKTQVDINLNIEDEFYLAVNAKYLLDFLSMSNNENIKVGFNESNLPFYLEDEKFYTIVMPIVLEK; from the coding sequence ATGAGATTCATAATTACTAAATCTATATTCGAAAATATCATTTCGTCTATGCAACCATTTTTAGAAAAAAAAGATGCAAGTTCAATAACATCACATATTTATCTGGAAACATTAAATGCTAAATTAATAATCAAAGCAACTGATTATGAAGTAGGATTAACATCACTAGTAACAGATATAAGAGATATAACAGATGGTAAAGCTACTGTTAATGGTAATAATCTATTAGGAATAATTAAAAGACTAAAAGATGAAGATATTATTTTAGATACAGATTCAAATAATAATCTGATTATTAAACAAAATAAATCTACTTTTAAATTACCAATGTATGATGCAAATGAATACCCTTCATTTCCTACAAGTGATAATTTAAAGAAATTAGATATATCAACTATTAATTTAATTAATTCGATTAAAAAAATTACTCCTGCAATTGATAATAACAATCCAAAGTTTGAATTAAATGGATCTTTAATTGATATTAAAAATTCTATTATAAATTTTGTAGCTACAGATACAAGACGACTTGCAATATCCCATCTGCAAAATATAAGCAATGATGAAACACAAATTATTATTCCTAAAAAAGCAATTATAGAAATTCAAAAACTTTTTTTAGATGAAGCAAATATTTTATATGATGATACCAATATTATAATTTCTAATGAACGAATGACATTCTTCTCAAAATTAATAAATGGTAAGTTTCCTGATTATGAAAGAATTATTCCAAAAAATTTAAAACATACTTTATCAATTCCTAAAGCTATGTTAGTAGATTCTATTAAATTAGTAACTTCTTTATTTTCAAATATCAAAATTACTTTTACTCCCAATTCTATTTTATTTGAATCCTTAGATGAAGACAGTGAAGCAAAAACACAAGTAGATATCAATTTAAATATTGAAGATGAATTTTATTTAGCAGTAAATGCTAAATACTTATTGGATTTTTTAAGTATGAGCAATAATGAAAATATTAAAGTTGGATTTAATGAATCTAATTTACCTTTCTATTTAGAAGATGAAAAATTTTATACAATTGTAATGCCAATTGTATTAGAAAAATAA